The genomic stretch cttggtgggctagttttcttggatggctcgagaaggttaacctcatcggtcttgctagtagagccgtatgaacgactcgtggacccttgatatcctcgacctactgttttggacaagagtcctttacggatgtcatcttcaattcgtgtccctagtacggttaagtccttgaagcttttgatgttttggtatctcaaatgattggcatatatgggcttgagattatccacaaacttttccacaagagtagcctcatccgggcgttcaactagttgagtactagtattcctccacctacttaggaagtcggtgaatccttctttgtcattttgggtaagaacctctagagtacgcatgttgacttggatctcggcattatctgcatattgtttagagaactcgatggcggcgtcttcccaagtagcgaccttcttatgatccaaagagtagaaccattgtttcgggatagtgtcaagagatgaaggaaagatccttaagaacatcccGGGTTTAattcctttgatagacatgtaatctttgaaagcacggatgtggttcaaagggttctcgtgccccttgaatttagggatatccgtcatattgaagttagttggtaatttggcatcgacggcctcatacttgcgattgttctccatgtaaatgtcattccccttaacgtacatcaattgctcctccagatgttggagtcttttctcggctacagtcatccccatgagaggatttccgTCTCTAGATTCGTCATCGGAATTGCCTAGTACTTCCTCTTCATGAGGGGGAAGTCTCCCTTCTAAGGAATAGATTCGTCCTTCGATAGTTTCAAGGCGATCGTATGTTTGGTCTTGGGcgacttggatttgggctagcgcggctaggattcgatcattaccatcttgaatttggcggagatttgtttcatcacttgatccgggcatcttggaaactggataagagatcggcgacgaatcaaaacacgatcgaccattctatcacacttgctaaaagaggaaaaagttttgactcgtgaagtgggtgtgtgccacttgtgttgagtgagttttgaagaaagacaaggtctttgaaaatgtgtgtcctagtcaactgtagtgtagttgtatgagtggactcgaagtgaggttttgaaatgggcttgcggcccgaattttgacacgacaaacggacagagttttgaccggattttgcgctaattgaaggccctatttcgaaattcttgtttgagaaaggattttgattttttgaaaattcgtcatggttttgtttagaagtggtgatcacgtatggtttacacatttatacaagcattataacgggatgctgagtgcatttaaaagggttttggtttaaagggtgggttgccataccgaaccatcaaacccgaagtctgtggagaggctcgtgccaaacaagagtaaggccgattcctagtccatttcctcaagtagtgaaagcccttgatacaaacaagagtaagcatcatggtatggatgacgtcaatcgctatgcatccttaggcccaaataagaattaggaccgtttagacgggacgattggtcgaatgggttgggttgggcctaggaaggccgaattaaacggtctaggaataccgagttatgaaaaccgacaattgtcttgtacaaactattccctaaccttgttcgagtttcaccctagctacacgtaagtgtattcccAATGAGTCGCTAAAGCGTGGATGACGGgccgccacggggcgcttggtgagaagcgaaaacaagcgtttgcattttgtatggagtcgccaccaatttttatgggaaattggaaccgttcgaatacctcgtgtcatgtcaagacacaaagtagtgacatgaacactaagcaatcgttacccttagcattctatgtctagaatgactctcgtggatgccaatgaacacgggtgctcacggagatctggagtaaggggtgagggtacgtattaggaagctcttttgatcgaacacctaatcccgcccgcctcgatagcggcctctactaatgattagggaagttattcgtacttgatatatcgtcggttatatgcatgcaatgcaacatccaagttttaatcctaacatgtgaagattaagctaaatcggtgaacaagtaattagcatacaatttggtcgaagttggatttaatgctcattacatgtgaaggcaagcaataaaagaaatacaataattataaattacaataattacaatgggaaaggcgatttatgtcgaaaatacctttaaaacggatgatttgagaaaagaaagaaagaattaaaagaataaataaaacagaaggcgataatacggataatagttaattgaTACGTAGACTAAATGATtaagtcaaagcagaaacggagttcgggacGAGAACTCGGCCGAAACAAAGCAGCGAGCAGAGTGCGTCCcttgggaataggcgcagcagacgctgcgtctgttcttggctcagttctgtctgtgaagccgtatttgcaagccgttaatacaatttggtgaatttaatgattaattaaattatttactcggatgaaagtgattaacaggttatttagcatatgaatgggtcatgaaaacagtaaaatatgaatgagacggatgcaaacgaattaattacatggatgaatgattgattagtatttacaaactaaacaaattaaactaaatacggtggattaatgacgaacatatgatgaacatgcgatgaatatgaaaatatacagatgaaaatatatcaaggacgaattccagaaacccaatatgaacaaattgaatctctacaacccggaattgaatttatggcgaaaacccgcaaatatggattataagggatttaagacGGATTTATGATaacttaaacatgtgaatgaatgatgaacaatatacatgtgattattaaactatcatgtgaacgaagaattaatcaaacaaacaaaataaataaaagcaagacgaaaattactgagaggacgaagaagaagaaaaaagcgagaagctggcggcctcacgaagaggcgcagcagaatgcgctccttcaagaggcgcagcgattctttgcgtcttttctcatTGTCGAGTCttcgaaaatccgtaaaaagaggttttgaagacggttttagaaatcggttttaatagatgttttcgacataaatcttacaattatgatacaataaataaatacaataaataaataaggattatacaccctcagacttacatgttgacgaaacgagaaggactaagatatcgattagtgatgctcgacgcgaatgtaaagaaagtgccctcgtaagaggaaaacaattgattaattgattaattagattgattattgtgtagttggtcaaattggtcggtcatgcaaacggagaggctggtactcggaaggatccgagcttacgtggtcgaatgttcaagcacgtaggcgccaattagtaagaacaaagtctagaatgtaaagggagaagagaagggcggacactcgcgtgagaaatatgaggagcgaaggctcctatttatactaatcacacgacggaattagggtttcggagactctttggaagtgaatctcggaaagatatgaaaaagatacgtggaacatgcagagaagggcctgggaagaggcgcagcagccactgcgtctcttgaaagaggcgcagcacctgctgcgtctattcccaggaggtttcctcctgctgaagaaagatttccgcgtttgagttatggtaggacggaaatagtTCGATATTCCTTAATATTTAATATGAATAtcacgggatattatttgccaaaagataaaatttgtaaaatatggaatagaaatatccggaacattccagaacattccgactcgggatttaacagttatcagaaaatggagacggtttttgacccggactccgaatgtactctattcttcgccaaaacgaccgtatcgggacgtagatgacaactaagaggtcgacattaatatttgagcaatcacttgacgataatcttacgaactgtcacaaatcgttccgcgtaccaaacatgcggcccaatcatcaccgggtggtttgcgggaggtgcagaaacgaggtgtctacaggatgacccaaaaacctatagtgaggcaatgaaatccattgatgctaatttttggaaagatgctattaaaagtgaacttgattctattgtttctaatcagacttgggagttgactgatttacctaaaggtagtaaacccattacgagtaaatggatctttaaaaagaaaatgagacctgacggtacaatagaaaggttcaaagctagacttgtagttagaggctttacacaaaagaagggcgttgattactttgatacctattctcctgtgaccaaaatttcgactataaGAACTCTTGTCGctttagctgctattcataaccttattatacatcagatggatgttaaaactgctttcttgaatggtgagctaaaggaagagatctatatgtcgcaacctgaagggtttgtgattaagggtcaagataataaagtgtgtaaactgaacaagtcactttatggtctgaaacaagcacctaaacagtggtatgagaaattcaaCACTACTTTGATGAGTAATGGCTTTATgattaacaattctgattcatgtgtttattccaaagtgatagaatctgattgtgttattatatgcctatatgtggatgacatgcttatttttggtaataatttagatgtgataattaaaaccaaagaatttttgtcatcacactttgagatgaaggacttaggagaagctgatgttatcctagggGTTAAGGTTATCCGAAACTCCAACGGAATTTCTttgagtcaatctcattatgttgaaaaggTGTTGAAAAAGTTTAATCGCTTTGATGttgtgcctgctagaacaccctatgattCTAGTGTACATTTGAGTAAAAACTTGGGTATGAGTGTTTCCCgggaagagtatgctaaaatcatagggagtgtgatgtttcttatgaatcgtactcgaccagatattgcatATGCGGTTAGTAGatcgagtcgttatacacataaccctggtaatgaacattggaatgctcttcgtcgtttgctAAAATACCTAAGAGGAACAGTTGATCTGTGTTTGCATTATGGTAAATTTCTCTttgtgttagaaggatattgtgatgcaaattgggttgcggtaacgatgagatttgttctactagtggttatgtcttcaccatgggtggaggtgtgatatcgtggaagtcttctaaacagacttgtattgcacgctctaccatggagtcggagttcatagctcttgagttggcggaGACAAGAAGCGATTGGTGAAAAACCTATTGGTGATGTACCGGTATGGGGAGGACGGACCGACACCGGTCTCCATCTTTGTGTGACTCGAAAAGCTGCTATTGgcgttgcaaagaatagtgtctacaattcgaaaaagagacacatgcgaataaggcacgctgcagttaaacAACTCCTTGAGAATGGAGTGATTActgtggactatgtgaagtccgaaagtaATCTTGCTGATCCCTTCACTAAGGGGTTGACTAATAGATTAGTCGTtaatacgtcgaggggaatggggcttaggtCCTTGAGTCAAGGTTGAGATTGACTGGGTCCAAAGTTTTCATTCCTATGGCgtagtatgattcatagcctttatggtggtgcttttgagacgcacttgatgaattatacactaggttggacttaggtccttaatggctcatgtgagaagtgctattgagaagcacttgagccactTACGTAGGTGTAATGATCctaagactatgagaagtcttgtgGTCACACCTATCAGTACCAAGGTAACGCATAAactctaaaagagcgcgttgcactctGAAATCGCGGGACGATCTTAatttgaaggtatgatatgtgtagtggggggtatcgaccgaagttcagctaggaattcaaatcgcaagatattctctagttgtaagtaagttgtttcctcatttcactaaagtgtcaattcaaatcgaaagatattgatacctaagtatccacccttcctttacccaggaattcTTCTTTCTCTGGCTCTGGCGCctctagtgggggattgttggaaatagaGGCTTTGAGAGCCTTTCTCTTAGTTtccatttgtcccacattggtgaggaagtgggtgttttatgggtttatataacaacccttcccttaccttatcactagtggtcatggggagtcttttgtagagactttgcgaggtgcttaattcagctcgcacacgtgcccgagcccggcccggcccggattcgtgattcgggatttgggatttggcaatcgcctgcggcgggctgtgcctatctttttgggccgcaTCTGAGTTTTGGTTTGGGCTGTGTTGAGTTGAATCAGTCAGTCCAACTGACTGTCAACATGAGGGTTATGCTCCTCGTTTGTAGCCCTTGACTGCAACATCTTAGGAGTCGGTTTTGCTGCTTCTGTTGCTTTTGTTTGGCTATAAATAAGAGCCCGACTTCTCTatcaaaacacacaaaaacataAACTCTCTTCTCCACCTCTTCTCTGCTTTCTCTATAAATTTCTGGGTGAAGTAAAATCGTTCCAGGTCTTACAAACTCGAGTGGGCGAGTTTGTCAGGCAgcagtagtgtaatccttggggactaccggtcgttgctgatcgccaccacggtcgcaccggagaaatagtttttaaGGCAGCGGTTCCGCACCGCGTCACTACCAATTCCTCTGTCGGTATTTCTAATTCTGATCTTCGTTTTTGCTACTGTTTTTCCGTCTTAATTAATTACTATTCGGAGTTTAGTAATTAGTTCCAACACACACTTCTATTATGTTTAAGTTTTTTTTTCGCTATGAATTACCGCGCTGTTGAATACGGGAGCGTATACGACAACGTTCCTCGTAATTATATTCCCTTCACAATCGATGTCGATTTTCTTGAGGTTAACAATATCACAAGCAATCAACCCGACGACGCACAATTCAAGTTAAACCTTACCGTCAACACCAAAGAAGCCAGATTCTTTAGAACGCTTCAAGTCACGGTCGAATATGATGATCAGTTAGTCTCTAACCCGACAACAATTCCGCCTTTCCACCAAGATGCCTTATCCGAAAAAACAATACCCGTATTAATGGGTACGGTCGATACACGACTCCCAGACAATGTCATTGACTCTATTAGTACGAAATTGGCTAGTGAAGGTGCCTTGGATTTCACGGTTATTGTTAGCGGTAACAATTGGAAGGTAGCGCCTCGTTGGGGTACGGGCTACACCTGCGACATGAAGATGGTTTGTAAAGGCGTTGCTGTTACGTTTTCGTTAACTAATAACACATGGAATGGATCAACCAAGGACGGTCCATTCCCTTGCAAATACAGCTCCAAGAAATGTTAGTATTAGAATTATGATGATGTGAATTTTTCGATTCCGAAAGATTAACTATTGATGAATTTTAGGAATTTGCATTGGTTTTATTTGGTTTGCAAATAGTATTAGCTAGAAATAATTGTTACTATTGTTCAGTAATTCTTTTTTCCGATGCATATTTTAACTAGGAATAATATTTGTGTTTCGGAGATTTATTTAGTTCTTTGCTGATTGTTGAGGGTCAAATTTCTGAATTTAAACGAAAATATTACTCCCTTCAATTCCGAGAAAGAAGTAAACGTCCCTACATAACACGGTAGAGAAAAAACCGTAAAATCTTACACAAATTAGTCACACCTAACATCGAGGCAGACGCACACAAACATGCACACTGCGGTAATTGCAACCAAGATAGAGCGACATACCAATCGGCAATCACCAGTCACACGACGACAAAAGCTACAGAACCCAATTCTAAACCTTACGATACGATACGATGATAACAGGAATTCATTCACCACTTATTTACATACAGATTCCATCAAACAAGTTTTTTTCAGAAGTTTTAAGACACATCTTTCACAAGCCTAGTTTCATGCAGTTAGATGGCTCCCCTTGAGTTCCCGCAGCTTCTTCCTAGTCGCTTCCACACATCCAGCAACCACAGTAAATGCCTGCAATAAAAGAACATCACGGTTATAATTGACTGAAATTTGGTAGAGATAATTAAACTATGTACAAGAAAGAAATGAGGAATACATGTAACTTGCGAATGCCATCCCCAGAGTTGAGACTATTAAGAAAGTCCAAGAGCGCGTCACGGTTGCACAGGTCTCCTGGGAAATTGCCATCAATAGCAAAGAACAAGAAAATCTGTACATAGACAGGTTTCAAATAAGGAAGATTAGCCAAGCATAGCTAAATGGAGTATTAATTACCAAAGGAATTTTTTTATTCCGATAAAATACGTGTAATTGTTTCGGATACAACATGTTGCTACTTTCGGATATCATAAGCCGGTAGATTAGAGATACTCATAAATTGGGTTCAAGCTTCAAAACTCAGGAACCTAAAAAATTGTGTAATTTGTTTCGGATACAACATGTTGCTGCTTAGGTGTAGCTGTCAGTCAGCTAAAAGCTGGTAGAGTAGAGATACTCGTAATTTGGGTAGAAACTTTAAACTCGGGAACATAAAATATTGACGAACCAAAAAAATGTTTGATGGAATGAATAAAAGATTGTCGATTCTAACTATATCATAGGGTGTCGATTATCTTCAGGCCATCTTTACCATTGTACTATTATCAATTTTCAAACGCGTTGATTAATCAGCAAAAACAGAATAAATGTAAGCGTAAAGACGTTGCAGTCAACACATTATATCTCAGCAAATGATTTAATGTCCACCCAAAGTCACCCGGCCTCGAGGCTGGTAAACACAGTAGAAAAAAGAAGCAGCAAGAAAGTTGAAGAGTACCTCAGCACAGCGAATTCCAGATGACGGGTTAATGGGGACTTGTGAAAGGCTTTCCAAAGGATCATATTGTGAAAATTCACGAGCAGGTTGAGCAGCAGCATCAATCGAGCCATCATTCTCCTTGCGCACCTttcaaaaaagaaaaacaagttGTCGTGTTACAGATGATCAATCCATTCGCTATGAAACCAACGGTCATGGAGAATAAAGAAATTATACTCCGTACATTTATTTTGCAAATCACCTTCACTCAGCCAATAGATAAGGATCGAATCAGTTCAGTAATAACACTAATACAATTAAAAGAATAAAATATACCAGATAACAGAACTTTAAAAATGGCACTCATAACAAACATGACCTCGTATAACTTTCGCCTTTTTTGAACACGCGTCCAATAAGATAACTAAAATTCTTTGTACTATTAGATGTTTTTTATTTTAGGCTAATCTACATGACCACGAGTTATTACGCTAGAGAATAATCAAACAGCAAAAGTGAACTAGAAACGTAGAAATATACTCCGTAAGTGCTAgcattgcatacataaaaaaagACTAACCATTGAGCGAGAGAAGATCCAGAGACCAAAGTCATTCATGAAGAATGGAGCAGCAGCTGCAATCAACAGATTCGTTAATGTTACTGAAACCACATGGTCAATTAATTACCAACAACGGAAACAGAGAAAGTAAAGTGCACTGTGAACCTTTGAACAGCTTCCTTGAGCGTTCAACAACATTTGAGTCATCATCAGTAACAACATCTGAGTCATCATCAGGATTAGCCACTTTCGGACCAAGCGCATGCAGCTTCAGTTGCGCCGTCTGTTGTTCATCAACCAGTAGGAGCTATCAATTGCACAAAATGCAGGTCAATATATTGCAGTAATTTATTTTTCTGCTTGAAAGACTGCTAAGAATCTGTATATGCAAATATTCCGTCCCTCTCACCCGTTTGTTACAATTGATTAAAATTCATAGAGATAAAGTTACGGGAAAAATTCAACTGCCAAGTGCCTTACAAGATCGATACTCGGTTATTGTCCGCTTTTCCCTCCTAAATACTGGGACTTGCAAAAACTAACAAACTCAGGTTATTTAGTTCTTGTAAAAATGATTTTCATCAAGTTATACTCTGCACAACCGCATAAACAGACATAGAGCAACTTTCTAAGGATTTCTATTAGAGTTCCAGAGATTTTGGGGAATTAACAAAATCATGCACGTATTACGGGATCGCCTATGGGGAAAGAGTTTCATCAAATGAATAGCATATCATTACAAACAACAAACTAACAACACTACCTtggtgcctcaatggctcccgcaaatttgCGGGTAAGGGGGAAAGGGTCGGATTGCAAAATCGACATTGCAAAAATCAGAACTACTATTTCAGAACTCCTGTTTCCAAATTCAACATGATTGTATAAAATTATTAACCCATGATTAAAATAAAGACACTACCTCTTTCCGGAAACTGCTTTTAAACTCGGGTTTATAAACAGACTCAGTGGCAAAATAACAAAATCCCCAAAATTTAAACCCTATTCACCATTAGAAAAACACAAATACCCCATATTTCTCGAAAAGAATAACCTTTTTAGCACAAGCATGTTGAAAACACAACAAATTACAAAACATATGTATCATAACCATGAAAAACCGACTCATACAAGAATTTGTGCAAAACAGAACTACACCACAaattcaaacatgcaaatctcATAACTTGTAACAAAACCATGATGTGAAATGTTCAGCCCTCTTTTAGGAATCTAGGGTTCTTCAAACCACATTTAAGGCATTCTTGACAACTGTGATACGTTtttcaaagattgaatctttgacaAAACCCCTCTTTTTACTAAAATTCACCTTTCAAAATCCAGATCTACAATCTCAATAATCAGAAATCAATGTTTTAATAATAACCAACATGCAAAACGCCTATTTTAACCCCTGATTATTAATAAAGAATCAATCTTTTATAGGAATTCGTTCAAAATCAACATTCTCAATCATAAAATGTTTAAAAAATCACATTCCTTTCATGAACCACATGCTTTTGCCAAGTCACAAAGCGTCAAAGTCCATGTTCAAAAATTCATCCGGAATTCGATTTGATTCGATTAAATCGGAGGTATTACAAGGTCGTTGTACATAACTTTCCCCATGACAGAAATCCCTAGTCGTAAGGTTGGGGGTTCGATTCTCACCATGACAGAAGTCCATttgaaccacaaaaaaaaaaaaaaaaaatcatttaagaCATGTGCTCCATAATAAAAGATCACAACTTTCCAAAAATAAATTACGAAACCCGCCATATCCAATCCTAATACTTTCTACTTTGGGAAAGTCGCAAACTTTTTACTATTTCCTGtgtttcaatcatttgtttacattttttttttaaatcaaaagtaaacaaatagtCGGAACAGAAGTAGAAAATAAGTAAATCCAtgcttaaaaaaaattaaaaaagtgATAGATTAAACCTGAACCCAAGCTAAAGTCTTGCCCCGAACCGAAGGGAGAGCGATCAAGCTTCGATAAAAAGACAGAACCATGGCGTCATGAACGAGCTTCCTGATAATGTCATCCATGGGGTTTCCTACAACAGGGACCTTGTTTGCATGCAACTCTTCAGCTCACTTTTTTGGAGAAATGTTGGTAAATATGCGGCTGTTCCTATGTTAATTTATAGTAAGGATATGTACAATTTAAACTAGGGTTTTTACCCTTGGAAATAGGCATTACCTACCTTCCACATTGttctttcatttattttttaCGGTGTTCAAGACGGTATTTTGACTGTAATTTATTATAGAAAAATGATAAATATAATTCACtaggttatatttaattatttaatactCTTTTATATTTAGTACTCCGTATTAATTTAAAAATTAGagagtaaattataaataaatcaatacaattaatgcatatattaattatttatttcctcttttaATTGTTTAAATACATAACCTTTTATTATAAACTATGCATTACTCCCTCCCATTTTTTGAAAATGATCTTGATGGGCATATTCTGCActcgct from Silene latifolia isolate original U9 population chromosome 5, ASM4854445v1, whole genome shotgun sequence encodes the following:
- the LOC141656947 gene encoding uncharacterized protein LOC141656947 yields the protein MDDIIRKLVHDAMVLSFYRSLIALPSVRGKTLAWVQLLLVDEQQTAQLKLHALGPKVANPDDDSDVVTDDDSNVVERSRKLFKAAAPFFMNDFGLWIFSRSMVRKENDGSIDAAAQPAREFSQYDPLESLSQVPINPSSGIRCAEIFLFFAIDGNFPGDLCNRDALLDFLNSLNSGDGIRKLHAFTVVAGCVEATRKKLRELKGSHLTA